GGCCTGAGGCGGAGTTTGAAAAGCTTGTCGCCGCTATTGAACGGGCGAAGTCCGAATCAGTGAACTCAGAGCCCAGTCCCAAGCCTTCGCACCGTGCGGTGCCGGTGGAGATCCTGACAGTCGATCGCGGTGAAGTGACCGAGATGGGGCTCATCGAGGCGCAAAGTCCTCCGGACACCGAGCCTTACATCGAAGCGTCCTTCGCTGTGCCAAGCAATCAATTTGAATTGCATCTGGTCCCAACAGGACAACTCGCGACCATCGTGCGGCAGATCGTGGAGGTGGAAAGCCCAATTCATCGCAGCGAGGTCGTCACGCGTGCTCGGACGCTTTGGGGCTTGCAGCGCGCAGGTTCGCGCATCCAGCAAGCTGTTGAGGACGCGATTGGGTCGGTGGTGTCGATGGGTGGTGTGCAGATCGTCGACAAGGACTTCTTGGCCATTCCGAGGAAAGAGGTCCGCGTGCGGGACCGTTCTATGGTCGAGTCACTGACCCTGCGCCGCCCCGAATTCTTGCCTCCTTCCGAAATCGATTCGGCTCTGATGAAGGTCGTGCAGGAAAATTTGGGCGCGAAGGCTGAGGAGCTGGTGACGATGGTCTCGCGGCAGCTCGGCTACAAGAGCACGAGTCCACAACTTCGCCGGGTCATTCTTGATCGCTGTGAGGCCCTCGTCAGGGCGGGGCGATTGGTGTTAAAGGGAGATCTTTTGGTGGTGCCCTGATCTACCACTGAGGTTTTCGCGCTTGCCGCTGATCTTCGACGACTCTAAACTTGTCAGACACACTAGGGCACAGTCCGGCTTGTTTTGCTTACAGATCAGAGGGTTAGTGGGCGTTACTTCGAATCCCACTCTCTCCGCTAACTGTTATTAACAAAAGTTATTTTTGGCTGTCTGCATAGTATAAAATCAAAAAAACACGGAGGTTTTATTGAATGAAAAATATTGGCCTGATAGGTAAGATTGGCGGTCTTTTCATTGTGGCTGAGGGACTGACCATTGTTGCGCTAGGTCTCGCAAGAGCGTCCACGGATGTCGCTTTACTAGGTTCATTAGTGACGGTAAGTGGGGCTATCATTGCTTGGCTAATCGGTTGGGGCAGTAGCGCCCCTTCATCTTAATGGGCCGAGCATTGCCCAGTAGGGCGGTAACGGATAACTTCAGCGCGGATCTTCGTGCATTGCTACAGCGGTCCGTCAACTTAATAAATGTGAATTAATTTTTACATACTCTCCTCTCGAAATGCCCCTTACATGAGCGGGTGGTTCCGCGCGTGCAGTTTTCGGGATTAAAAGTCATTCAAAATTGGTTTTTTAGCGTACATCTCGTATTATGAGGAAGGGGATATGAGTAAAGTGCGGCGGCGCGTCGGCGTCGGACTGAAGCATGGAAAACTTAGTTCAGAATGTAGTTCCTGAGAAGGCAGTTCTAACGAAGGCAGGGGGAACTGCACCCTGACTTGGGTTTTCGTAAGAACCTCCGCTTCGTGGCAAGACTGGCGCAACCGAGCATGGCTGAAACGCAGGGGAGCGGCACTCGTAAACCGACTGCTGGATGACGACGAAGGTATTGATGCGCTGTGATCGGCATGGTGGCGCAGTGTGAATAATTGAGCAGGAATGTTGGCGAAATCGGTGCGTTCGCGCACCGCGCGTTCAACGGTCATAACGCGTCGAACGGCCGGCCTGGGCCATCACAGTGTCGACCGGGTTTTTTAGTTGCGGTAAGTGTGCGAGCTCCTAACTCTGCTCGGCCTGCGGAATGATTATGGGCCTGGCCGGCCATCGCGCTGAGCCCACCGACCTGCCAGAAACGCCACTGGTGGACCTCTACACGATGCCGCTTGCCGCTTGGATAGAAGCGCCGGACTTGCGGCCCAAGTACTGCAGGATGGCGCCAGACTCGAAGATCGGGCGTTCGGCCCTTGAGAATCGACCAGCGCCGGAATGCGGGTGTTGGGCGAGATCCCCGGGAACGTGCGCGAACTGCTCGCCCTTGGTCGCGAAGCCGCTTCCATCGCGATGCCGAGGCACGCGCTCGATAGGTTGGAACGCGGCCGCAGAAACAACAAAGCCCTTGGCGGCCAAGGGCTTTGTCCTCGCCTGAACAGGCTTGCGAGCCCGATCCGACCCGCCACGCGCGGTGCTTGGCGGGCCGGTCCGTACGTTACGGATTCTGCGTCGGCGGCGTTGGCGGTGCCGGCGGCGGCGGTGCCATCTCGGGCGGCGGCGGGGGCGGCTGCCGGTCGCCGTGCGCGTGCGGCGGGGGCGGCGGCGGGCCGTCGGGGCGGGGATGGGGAGCGCAGGCGGCCAGCGCGAGACACGCGGCGGCCATGAACACGGACGAGCGAACGAGGCGCATATCGACTCCTTGGGTGGTCGGGCGCATCGACCCTATCGGCGGTTCCGTGTACACGGGGTCAGCAGGGTTTGCCGGGCTGTGTCAGGCCGCATGCCGCCTGGCTTTCAGGAAAGTGCCTCGGTTCCACGCGATGGGCCGATCGCCTGGCGCACCTGGGCCGGGGTTCTGCCGCAGACGCGCTTGATCGCGCAGATGAAGCCGGCATAGCTGCTGAAGCCTGCCGCGTCGGCCACCTGCACCAGCGTCGCGTTGCTGTCGTGCAACAGGGCGAGCGCGCATTGCGCGCGGGCGCGCAGCACGTACTGCCAGATCGAGCAGCCGAGCGCGGCGCGGAAGGCGCGGTTGAGGTAGTAGGGGCTGGTGGCGGCCGCATCGGCGATCTGCGCGATGTCCAGTTCCTCGCCCAGGTGCGCATGGATGAAGGCCAGGGCCGTGCGCACGCGCCAGGGCTCGCCGCCACGGCTGGCATGCGCGGGGCGCGCGGCCCGGGGCACCAGCTGGGCGGCCACGGCGAGGAAGATGGCGTCACCGATCAGGGTGCCGTGCGGCTGGCCGGCCAAGGCGTCGGCCAGCAGGGCGCGCAGCAGCCGCGCCATGCCGGGCGCGCGATAGTGCAACCGGCTGCGGATCGCCTGGCGGACGCGTTCGGGCGCCACGCCCAGCGCGCCGGCCATGGCCCCGTCGGTGAAGTAGAGACAGGCCGATTCCATCGGCGCATCCCAGCGCGCCGATCCGGTCACGCCGGCCTGGATCATGGTCAGCGTCTCGGGCGGGGCGCGCCCGTGTTCATGGCCGCTGTCCACCTTCAGGACCACGTGCGGACGCGTCGGGCCCAGCGGCAGGGCGAGGTGATGGAAGGCCCAGCCCGGTTCCTCCAGCTCGATCGCGGGGATCAGCGAGTGCTCCATGGCGCAGGACGACCACTGGCCGCGTGCGCGCAGCAGGTCGGGGCGGTCGTCGGGGAGCTTGCGCAGCAGCGTCACGGGCGGGTCGGACGTCATGGCGGTCCCTTGGCAGGCCAGGAGGGCACGAATTCGCAATACGCCGGATCCTCGGCGCTCCAGGATGCGTTTTCAAGCGGTATCCCACACCACACGGAGGCACCATGGTCCCTTTGCTGCTTGCGCTCGCGTTGTCGTCCGCGCCCACGTGCGTGGCCGGCGTCGAGCCGGTCATCGACATCCACATCCACAGCTACGAGCGCGATGGGCGCTTCGAGGCGCGCGTGCCCAACCCCGGCGATGGCCAGCCCATGCGGGTGTTCAACGGTGCGGACCACGCCCGGGCCACCGCTGCGGCCCTGCGCGAGGCCGGGGTGGTGCGGGCGATCGTGGGCGGCGCCAGCACGGCCACGGACGACCGCATCATCGCCCTCGATCCGGCGCGCCTGCGCGGCGGGTTCGAGATCGACGACATCCCCGACGCCGCCATGCTCGACCAGATCCGGGCGCGGCATGCGGCGGGCAAGCTGGCGATGATCGGCGAGGTCGAATACCAATACCACGGCATCGCCCATGACGACCCGCGCCTGGAGCCGCTATGGGCCCTGGCCGAAGCGCTGGACGTCCCGATCGCGGTGCACTCGGGCGCCGGGCCGGCGGGCATCGTCTACCGCGGCCAGCCGCTGCATCGCGAGCGCCTGGGCAACCCGTCCTCGTTCGAGGAGGTGCTGGTGCGTCACCCGCGCATGAAGCTGATCATCCTGCATGCCGGCTGGCCCTTTCTCGACGACACGGTGGCGCTGCTGCATGCCTATCCGCAGGTCTACGTCGACCTGGGGGCGATCGACTGGGCCGAGCCGCGTCCGTTGATGGATCATTATCTGCAGCAGCTCATGATCTACGGCTTCGGCAAGCGCATCCTGTTCGGCTCGGACCAGATGGTATGGCCCGAGGCCACGGCGCAGGCGATCGCGCGGTTCCGCACGGCGCCTTACCTCTCCGATGCGCAACGCCGCGACATCCTCTTCAACAACGCCGTGCGGCTGTTCGGCTGGACGGATCTGGCCGATTGCGGCAAGGCGGGCGGGTGAGTTGCGCTTGCCCGCGCTGCGAACGGGCCACGCAGCGCGCTGCATCGAGCGCGTCGGCATGACAGACCGCACGGCTTGGCGTTAACAAAGATTGACGCTGGAGCGCACCGGCGGTGCTACTGCGCTAACGGCACGGCGAGGAGGGTGGAAGGCCCGACTCACCGGAGATCCGAAGATGAAAGCGTTGACCTACCACGGTTCCAAGGACGTGCGCGTCGAGACCGTTCCCGATCCGACGCTGGTGGAGGCCGACGACATCCTGCTGCGGGTGACGGCCACCGCGATCTGCGGCTCGGACCTGCATCTGTTCCACGGCAAGATCCCGGAGACTCGGCACGGCGACATCTTCGGCCATGAGTTCATGGGCGTGGTGGAAGACGCAGGCTCGGCGGTGACCGAGGTGAGCGTGGGCGACCGCGTGGTCATTCCGTTCGTGATCGCCTGCGGCAAGTGCTTCTTCTGCGAGAACGAGTTGTTTTCGGCCTGCGAGACGACCAATCCCGACCAGGGCGCCAGCGTGCGCAAGCGCGCGAAGATGACGCCGCCGGCCGCGCTGTTCGGCTATTCGCACCTCTACGGCGGCGTGCCGGGCGGGCAGGCCGAGTACGTGCGCGTGCCCAAGGCCAACGTCGGGCCGTTCGCCGTGCCTGGCAGCCTGGCCGACGAGAAGGTGCTGTTCCTGTCGGACATCCTGCCCACCGGCTACCAGGCCGTGCTCAACGCGAAGATCGGGCCCGGGTCCACCGTGGCGATCTTCGGCGCCGGCCCGGTCGGCCTGATGGCGGCCGCGTGCGCGCGCATGCTGGGCGCCGAGCAGATCTTCATGGTGGATTCGGAGCGGTACCGCCTGGACTTCGCGGTGGGCGCCTACGGCGTGATCCCGATCGATTTCAGCGAAGGCGACGCATCGGAGCGGATCCTGGAACTGACCAACGGAAGAGGCGTCTCCGCGTCTATCGATGCGGTGGGCTTCGAGGCCAAGGGCAGCACCACCGAGACCGTGCTGAGCACGCTGAAGATCGAAACCAGCTCCGGCGAGGTGATCCGCCAGTGCATCTCGGCCACGCAGCGCGGCGGCGTGGTGAGCATCCCCGGCGTCTATGCCGGCTTCATCCATGGCTTCCTCATCGGCGACGCGTTCGACAAGGGGCTGTCCTTCGCCATGGGCCAGACCCATGTGCATAAGTACCTGCCCGAACTGCTCGGCTTCATCGAGGACGGCGATCTGGACCCGGACATCATCATCTCGCACCGCATGAAGCTGGCCGACGCGGCGCAGGGCTACAAGATCTTCGACGAGAAGCAGGAGAACTGCCGCAAGGTCGTGATGACGCCGTAGCGGGGGCAGTGTGCGCCACTCGCGAGCGGTGCGTTTGCAAACCGCGCGGCGGCAACGCACGTGATCCGCAGCGACGCGCTGATCGAGGCGCTCAAGGAAGCAAGGTGGCACCTTGCTTCCTTCTTCATTTGCACGACTGGATCGCAGCCCTAGCGCGCCAGCCAGCCGAACATCCGCCGCGCCAGCCCCGTCCATGGCGGGCCGAGCCGCTGGAAGACATTGACCGGGCCGACCTTGAACACCGCGCGCGCGTGGCTGAAGCGCTTGAAGCCCTCGTGTCCGTGATAGGCACCCATGCCGCTGGGCCCGATGCCGCCGAAAGGCAGGCTGTCCTGGGCGATGTGCAGCAGTGTCCCGTTGAGGGTGACGCCGCCGGAAGTCACGCCGTCCAGCACGCGCCGATGCACGGCGCGGTCGCCGCTGAAGCAGTACAGCGCCAGCGGGCGCTCGCGCGCGGCGGCGAAGGCGATGGCTTCCTCGAGGTGGTCGTAACCGACCAGCGGCAGCACCGGGCCGAAGATCTCCTCGCGCATCAGCAGGCTGTCCAGCGGCGGGTCGAGCACCAGCGTCGGGGCGATCTTCTCCGGCGCGCCGTCCGCCTCGAGCGCCTGCACGCGCGCGCCGGCGGCGCGTGCTTCGTCCAGCGCCGATGCCAGCCGCTGCCGATGGCGTGGCGTGATCACCGCCGAATAGTCCGCGTTGCCCGCCACCGTCGGATAGCGGCGTCGCGCCGCGTCCAGCACGGCGGCGGCGAAGTCGTCCATCCTGGCGCGCGGCACCAGCACGTAGTCCGGTGCGATGCAGGTCTGTCCGGCGTTGAGGAACTTGCCGAAGGCGATCGCGTCGGCGGCCTTGGCCAGTGGGTAGTCCGCCGCGACGAAGGCCGGCGACTTGCCGCCCAGTTCCAGCGTCACCGGCGTGAGGTGCTCCGCCGCGGCGCGCATGACCTGGCGACCGACGGCGGTCGAGCCGGTGAACAGCAGATGGTCGAAGGGCAGGGACGAGAACGCCCTGGCCGTCTCCACCCCGCCGGTGGCCACGGCCACCAGATCGGACGGGAAGTGGCGCGCGACCAGCTGCGCGAGCAGTTCGGAGAAGCGTGGCGTCAGCTCGGAAGGCTTGAGCATCGCGCGGTTGCCGGCGGCCAGCGCATCGGCCAGCGGGCCGATGGAGAGCAGCAGCGGATAGTTCCAGGGCGCGATGATGCCGATCACGCCCAGGGGCTCGTAGCGCAGCCACGCGCTGGCCGGCTGGAAGACCACGTCCACCGGCCGCCGCACCTGGCGCATCCAGCGCCGCACATGGCGCTGGGCATGGCGGATGCCGCGCAGCGCCGGCAGCACCTCCAGCATGCGCGTCTCGTCGTGCGAGCGTCCGCCGAAATCCGCATCGATGGCCTCGGCGATCCGTTCGACGTTCTCGCGCACCAGCGTCGCGAGCGTCTCCAGCCGCGCGCGCCGGGTGTCGGCATCGCCGGCGGGCGCGGCCCGCGAGGCCTGGCGCAGCGGCGCGAACATGGCGTGCAGCGCTTCCTGGTTCATGCGGCACTCCTGCCGAGGATGAGGTCGGCGGCCTTCTCGCCGATCATGGCCGAAGGCGCCTGGGTATTGCCGCTGATCAGCGTCGGCATGATCGAGGCATCGGCCACGCGCAGGCCCTGCAGGCCGTGCACGGTCAGGTCCGGGGCGACCACCGCGCCGGCGTCGCGGCCCATGCGGCAAGTGCCGACCGGATGGTAGATGGTGTCCGCGTGCGCGCGGATCAGGCGCAGCAGTTCCGCGTCGTCCGGGTGCGGACTGCTGTAGAGCAGCTTGCCGCCGTAGCGCGCCAGCGGTTCGGCGTCGAGGATGCGGTGCACCGCGCGTGCGCCTCTGAGCGTCAGTTCCACATCGTCCGGCGCGGAGAGGAAGTTCGGGTCGATCAACGGCGCCTGCGCCGGGTCGGCAGAGGCCAGGCGGATCCAGCCGCGGCTCTGCGGGCGCAGCGCGCACACGTGCAGGGTCACGCCGCGCACCAGGTGCGTATGCCGGGCGTGGTCGTCGACCAGCGCCGCGCAGAAGTGGAACTGCAGGTCGGGCCGGTCCACTTCCGGCGCGCTGCGGATGAAGCCGCCGGCCTCGGCCAGGTTGCTGGTGAGCATCCCATGGCCGCGCCGCCACGCCGGGAACGCCGCCGCGCCGCGCAGCAGCGTGTCCGGGCCGAAGCCGAGCAGGCCCGGGCCTTTCATGCGCTTGAGGCCGACATAGTCCAGGTGATCCTGCAGGTTGGCGCCCACGCCGGCGGCATCATGGATCATCGGGATGCCATGCTCGGCAAGATGCGCGCCCGGGCCGATGCCGGAGAGCATCAGCAGCTGCGGCGAGCCGATCGCGCCGGCCGAGAGGATCACCTCGCGCCTGGCGCGGATCGTCTCGCGTCCGTGCCGGGTCAGCACCTCAACGCCGGTGGCGCGGCGGTCCTCGCAGACCACACGGTCGGCGCGGGTGTCGCTGAGGATGCGCAGGTGCGGCCAGCGCGCCGCATCGCCCAGGTAGGCCGAGCCGGCATCCAGCCGCGCGCCGTTGCGCTGGAACACCTGGTACAGGCCGATGCCTTCCTGGCAGGGCCCGTTGAAATCCCCGTTCGCGGCATAGCCCGACTGCAGCGCGGCGTCGATGAAGGCCTGCGACACCGGGCTGGGCGAGGCCAGGTCGGACACCACCAGCGGCCCGCGGTCGCCATGCAGCGCATCGGCGCCGCGCTGGTTGGCCTCCGACCGTCGGAACAGCGGCAGCACGTCCTGCCAGCCCCAGCCCGGGCAGCCGGCGGCGGCCCAGCCGTCGTAGTCCTGCGGCTGGCCGCGCATGTAGATCATCGCGTTGATCAGGCTCGAACCGCCCACGCCGCGCCCGCGCGGCACGTAGCCGCGGCGCCCACCCAGCTCGGCCTGGGGCACGGTCTGGAAGGCGTAGTTGCGCGCCGACCTGAAGGGCACCAGCGCGGCGATGCCGGCCGGGATGCGCGAGAGCAGGGACGGGCCCGGCGGGCCCGCCTCGATCAGGATGACGCTCGGCTTCTTGGCCGCGGCCGCCAGCCGCGCGGCCAAGGCGCAGCCGGCCGGTCCCGCCCCGACGATGACGTAGTCCGCTTCGCGCATGGTGTGATCCTCCCAGCGCGGAGCATGGACATACTTGAGGAAGTCGTCAAATTTGTTGCGCTGCAGCCAGGCTGCCGATCCCGCCGATCCCGCCGATCACCAGCCGCGTCATCAGCCCGGCGATCTCATCCACGTCGATGCGGTCGCGGCCCTCGAGCAGCAGCAGCGTCTCGATGCCGTTGGACACGATCAGGCTGGCGACCAACGAGACCTGCCATGGCGCCAGCGACAGCCCGGGCACGCCGCGCACCACGTCGCGGCGGATGTCGCCGAGCAGCGAATCGATGCCTTCCAGCTCGTACAGGCGGGTGCGGATGTGGTGCTGGTTGCGCGCGATGAAGGGCAGCGCCTCCTCGATCCCCAGGATCAGCACCAGCAGGTCGCGATAGGACAGCTGCAGCATGGTCTCCAGGTCGTCGGCGCGGGCGCGCGCCTGGGCGGTGACCGTGCGCACCTGCGCCAGCAGGTCGGTCAGCAGTTCGTCGAACACCGCCTGCTTGGTGCGGTAGTCGTTGTAGAAGCTGCCGGTCGAGGCGCCGCTGGCGGCCACGATCTGCGAGATCGTCGCCGCGTCCAGGCCGTGCCGGGCGAACACCGACCAGGCGGCCTCCCGGATGCGCTGGCGGCGCGCCTCGGAGGTCGCCTCGCGGCGCTTGGAAGGCTTGTAGCGGCGCGGGGCGGTCATGAGAATCGATGCTTCGGGCGGGCAGAGACGGGCGAGGGCACGGGGGTCAGCATAGCCAGCGGCCTTGCGAGATCGCATGCGGGAGCAGGCGTCTCATGTCGCGATCGCCGTCTTCAACAACGGCTCGATCCACTCGGCGAACACCTGCACGCGTCGCGACAGGTGCTGGCGATGCGGATACAGCAGGGTCATCGGCAGCGACGCGGCGCGGTGCTGGGGCATCACCTCCACCAGCGTGCCGCTGCGCAGCGCCTCGCGCACGTCGTAGGCCGGGATCTGGATCAGGCCCAGGCCGGCCAGGCAGCAGGCGATGGAGGCCTCGGCGCTGTTGACCGTGACCCGGCCTGGCATGTGCAGGGTCCTGAGCGTCTCGCCTTCCATCCATTCCCACGGCTCGACCCGGCCGCTGGACGGCGAGGCATAGTGGATCGCCCAGTGGCTGGCCAGGTCCGCCGGCGACCGCGGTGTGCCATGCCGGGCCAGGTAGGCGGGGCTGGCGACGTTGATCAGCGGCAGCGTGCCGAGCGCACGCGCGATCAGCCCCGAATCGCCCAGCGGCCCGACCCGCACCACGCAGTCCAGGCTTTCCCCGACCAGGTCGACCGTGCGGTCGGTGACGCCCAGGCTGACGTCGATCTCCGGATACTCGTCCAGGAAGCCGGCCAGGGCCGGGGCGATGATCAGCCGGCCGATGCGCCCGGGCACGTCCACGCGCAGCTTGCCCGAAGGCTTGGTCTTGCCCTGGCGGAACAGCGCCTCGGTTTCCTCGACATCGGCGATCACCCGCAGGCAGCGCTCGTAGAACGCGGTCCCGTCCTGGGTCGGGGCGACCCTGCGCGTGGTCCGGTGCAGCAGGCGCACGCCGATGCGTCCTTCCAGCTCGGCCACCGCGGCCGAGACCGAGGAGCGCGGCATGCCCAGCGTGTCGGCCGCGCGGGTGAAGCTGGCCACCTCCACCACGCGGACGAAGATGCGGAACAGGTCGATCCGGTCCATGCCGCTGCGCTCCTTGATTGGTCAGGATCCACGACATGTGAAGTCACACATGCGGGCTTTATGTTCTTGGGCTGGATTATATGGTGTGAGGCGCGCTCGCAAGCGGGGGAGGCGGCCTTCGTGTTGCGTTCCTCCGGCGCGGGCCGACATGGTCCCCGTTTCCCACAGCCAAGGATCCTCCAATGACCGACCATTCCCTGCAGGGCAAGACCGTCCTCATCGCCGGCGGCGCCAAGAATCTCGGCGGCCTGCTCGCCACCGACCTGGCCAAGCACGGGGCCAAGGCCGTGGCGATCCACTACAACAGCGCCTCCACCAAGGCCGGCGCCGACAAGACCGTGGCGGAGATCGAGGCCACGGGCGCCAAGGCGTTCGCCTTCCAGGCCGATCTCACCACCGCCGCGGCGATGGAGAAGCTGTTCGCCGATGCCAAGGCCGCGATGGGATCGATCGACATCGCGGTCAACACCGTCGGCAAGGTGCTGAAGAAGCCGATGGCCGAGATCAGCGAGGCCGAGTTCGACCAGATGAGCGCGGTCAACTCCAAGTCGGCGTTCTTCTTCATCAAGGAGGCAGGCAAGGCCCTGAGCGACAACGGCAAGATCTGCACGCTGGTGACCTCGCTGCTGGGCGCCTACACGCCGTTCTACGCCAGCTATGCCGGCACCAAGGCGCCGGTGGAGCACTACACCCGCGCCGCCTCGAAGGAGCTGGGCGACCGCGGCATCTCGGTGACCGCGATCGGCCCGGGCCCGATGGACACGCCGTTCTTCTATCCCGCCGAGGGCGCCGATGCGGTGGCCTACCACAAGACCGCCGCCGCGCTGTCGCCTTCGTCCAAGACCGGCCTGACCGACATCGAGGACATCGTGCCGTGGATCCGCTTCCTGGTGAGCGACGGCTGGTGGATGACCGGCCAGACGATCCTGGTCAATGGTGGCTACACCACCAAGTAAGCGGTGCGCTGCGGCCGGCTTTCGCCGGCCGCGCGCTTGTGCGGTCGCCCGCTCGGCGCTGTCTGATCGGCGCCACCCGAACCTCCTACCGTCATTCCCGCGAACGCGGGAATCCATGGACGTTCGCGCGCAAAAGCCAAAGTCCCTGGATTCCCGCATTCGCGGGACTGACAGGGGATGGGGCAGAAGTGATGGGGATCGGGCCGCGCTGCAGAGCGGCAGGGTCGTTGGCCGTTCTCACTTCGGGTCGCTCACACCCGCTGCGAAGTCCTTGGCATTCCCGAACCCGGCTGTCGCCATGCAGCCGCTTTCTCGCCTACAGCTGTGCCCCACGCGACTTGCCCAGTTTCACCCGCCGCGAGTAGGCTGATCGTGGGAGCGGCATATGCCTACAAGGGGATGGCAAGGATGACGATCCGGGTATTTCTGGTGGACGACCATGCGCTGGTGCGGACCGGCTTGAAGCTGATCCTCGCCGGCCAGGTGGATATCGAGGTGGTCGGCGAGGCCGAGAGCGGCGAGGAAGCGCTGCCGGCCATCCGCAAGCTCAAGCCGGATGTGGTGCTGTGCGATCTGCACCTGCCCGGGCTCAGCGGCTTCGACGTGACCGAGCGCATCGTGCGCGGCGACTACGGCAGCCGCGTGATCATCGTCTCGGTGCTGGAGGATGGCCCGCTGCCCAAGCGGCTGCTCGAAGCCGGTGCGTCGGGCTATGTCGGCAAGGGCGGCAATGCGGCCGAGCTGCTGCGCGCGGTGCGCGATGTCTCGCGCGGCAAGCGCTACCTGGGCAGCAACGTGGCGCAGAACCTGGCGCTGTCGAGCATGAGCGAAGAGGCCTCGCCGTTCGACGACCTCAGCGCGCGCGAGCTGGAGGTGGTGATGATGCTGGTCCAGGGCCTTCGCCAGAGCGAGATCGCCAAGCGTCTCAACCTCAGCCCCAAGACCGTCAGCACGCACAAGACACGCCTGCTGGAAAAGGTGCAGGTGCACGACACGATGGCGCTGGCGCGCCTGGCCGCGCAGTACGGGCTGATCGATCCTTCGAAGAGCGTCTGATCGTTCGCCGTCACCAGGCGCCAGCGTGCAACGACGGCGCCGCCAGCGGGACCACGATCGTCATTCCCGCGAACGCAGGAATCTAGGGACTTTGAGGCTTGCGCGCGAGCATCCATGAACTCCTGTGTTGGCGGCAATGACGGCGTGTGGGCCGCGCGGACGGACCGTCGGCCATTCATGGGGACACACAACGCGTCACTCGGAAGGTCATGCAAAAGCAGAACGGGCGCCTGATGGCGCCCGTTCCGTTTCATCCCGTCGCCGGGCCTGGCGATGGAGCCGGGCCCGGCCTGCGTCGCTGGCTCAGGCGCTGCGCTCGCTGTCGGTCGTGCCGCCGTGGCTGTCGTTCTGCGCGGGCGCCTGCTCGTCGGACACGCGCGGGGCGGGCGACGGTTCGAACAGATGGCGTGTCACCGAACGCGGCGTCTGCGCGTCGGCGGCGAAGAACAGCGAGCCGGTGGCCGCCGCGGGCTTGGGCGCGGCCGGCGCGTCGGCCTGCGTCTCGGCCTCCGCGGCCTGTTCCGCGACCGGGGCTTCGGCGACGGCCGCAGCGGGTTCCGCCTGTGCCGGAAGGTCGCGCTGTGCGTCTTCGCTGACCGCGGTGGCCGCCACGGGCGATGGCGCCTCGGCGACCGGCGCGATGGCGGGCACCGGCGCGGGTTCGGGCTCGATCTCGGTCACCGCCGGGGACGGCTCGGGCTGCACTTCGACGCTGACGTGGACTTCCGGACCCTGGGCGGCGGGCGGCGCCGCGGGTAGCGGGT
The window above is part of the Pseudoxanthomonas sp. X-1 genome. Proteins encoded here:
- a CDS encoding AraC family transcriptional regulator, with the protein product MTSDPPVTLLRKLPDDRPDLLRARGQWSSCAMEHSLIPAIELEEPGWAFHHLALPLGPTRPHVVLKVDSGHEHGRAPPETLTMIQAGVTGSARWDAPMESACLYFTDGAMAGALGVAPERVRQAIRSRLHYRAPGMARLLRALLADALAGQPHGTLIGDAIFLAVAAQLVPRAARPAHASRGGEPWRVRTALAFIHAHLGEELDIAQIADAAATSPYYLNRAFRAALGCSIWQYVLRARAQCALALLHDSNATLVQVADAAGFSSYAGFICAIKRVCGRTPAQVRQAIGPSRGTEALS
- a CDS encoding amidohydrolase family protein — its product is MVPLLLALALSSAPTCVAGVEPVIDIHIHSYERDGRFEARVPNPGDGQPMRVFNGADHARATAAALREAGVVRAIVGGASTATDDRIIALDPARLRGGFEIDDIPDAAMLDQIRARHAAGKLAMIGEVEYQYHGIAHDDPRLEPLWALAEALDVPIAVHSGAGPAGIVYRGQPLHRERLGNPSSFEEVLVRHPRMKLIILHAGWPFLDDTVALLHAYPQVYVDLGAIDWAEPRPLMDHYLQQLMIYGFGKRILFGSDQMVWPEATAQAIARFRTAPYLSDAQRRDILFNNAVRLFGWTDLADCGKAGG
- a CDS encoding zinc-dependent alcohol dehydrogenase, which produces MKALTYHGSKDVRVETVPDPTLVEADDILLRVTATAICGSDLHLFHGKIPETRHGDIFGHEFMGVVEDAGSAVTEVSVGDRVVIPFVIACGKCFFCENELFSACETTNPDQGASVRKRAKMTPPAALFGYSHLYGGVPGGQAEYVRVPKANVGPFAVPGSLADEKVLFLSDILPTGYQAVLNAKIGPGSTVAIFGAGPVGLMAAACARMLGAEQIFMVDSERYRLDFAVGAYGVIPIDFSEGDASERILELTNGRGVSASIDAVGFEAKGSTTETVLSTLKIETSSGEVIRQCISATQRGGVVSIPGVYAGFIHGFLIGDAFDKGLSFAMGQTHVHKYLPELLGFIEDGDLDPDIIISHRMKLADAAQGYKIFDEKQENCRKVVMTP
- a CDS encoding coniferyl aldehyde dehydrogenase, translated to MNQEALHAMFAPLRQASRAAPAGDADTRRARLETLATLVRENVERIAEAIDADFGGRSHDETRMLEVLPALRGIRHAQRHVRRWMRQVRRPVDVVFQPASAWLRYEPLGVIGIIAPWNYPLLLSIGPLADALAAGNRAMLKPSELTPRFSELLAQLVARHFPSDLVAVATGGVETARAFSSLPFDHLLFTGSTAVGRQVMRAAAEHLTPVTLELGGKSPAFVAADYPLAKAADAIAFGKFLNAGQTCIAPDYVLVPRARMDDFAAAVLDAARRRYPTVAGNADYSAVITPRHRQRLASALDEARAAGARVQALEADGAPEKIAPTLVLDPPLDSLLMREEIFGPVLPLVGYDHLEEAIAFAAARERPLALYCFSGDRAVHRRVLDGVTSGGVTLNGTLLHIAQDSLPFGGIGPSGMGAYHGHEGFKRFSHARAVFKVGPVNVFQRLGPPWTGLARRMFGWLAR
- a CDS encoding GMC family oxidoreductase N-terminal domain-containing protein, whose product is MREADYVIVGAGPAGCALAARLAAAAKKPSVILIEAGPPGPSLLSRIPAGIAALVPFRSARNYAFQTVPQAELGGRRGYVPRGRGVGGSSLINAMIYMRGQPQDYDGWAAAGCPGWGWQDVLPLFRRSEANQRGADALHGDRGPLVVSDLASPSPVSQAFIDAALQSGYAANGDFNGPCQEGIGLYQVFQRNGARLDAGSAYLGDAARWPHLRILSDTRADRVVCEDRRATGVEVLTRHGRETIRARREVILSAGAIGSPQLLMLSGIGPGAHLAEHGIPMIHDAAGVGANLQDHLDYVGLKRMKGPGLLGFGPDTLLRGAAAFPAWRRGHGMLTSNLAEAGGFIRSAPEVDRPDLQFHFCAALVDDHARHTHLVRGVTLHVCALRPQSRGWIRLASADPAQAPLIDPNFLSAPDDVELTLRGARAVHRILDAEPLARYGGKLLYSSPHPDDAELLRLIRAHADTIYHPVGTCRMGRDAGAVVAPDLTVHGLQGLRVADASIMPTLISGNTQAPSAMIGEKAADLILGRSAA
- a CDS encoding helix-turn-helix domain-containing protein, whose protein sequence is MTAPRRYKPSKRREATSEARRQRIREAAWSVFARHGLDAATISQIVAASGASTGSFYNDYRTKQAVFDELLTDLLAQVRTVTAQARARADDLETMLQLSYRDLLVLILGIEEALPFIARNQHHIRTRLYELEGIDSLLGDIRRDVVRGVPGLSLAPWQVSLVASLIVSNGIETLLLLEGRDRIDVDEIAGLMTRLVIGGIGGIGSLAAAQQI